AGCGCCTCGGCCGCCGACTTGGTTGGGATCATCGAGAAGAGCCTGAACAACCAGCAACAGCAGGTCCGCGTCATGGTGGATGCGCGGAGCAACAGCCTGGTGATTTCCGGTGACTCGAGCGCGGTGGAAGCCGCCTCCCAAATCATCCAGCAGCTGGACACCCGTGCCACCGCCGGGCCACGGGAACTGCGGATCATTGAATTGAAGTCTGCCGACGCCACCGCGATCTCCCCGATGGTCAACAGCCTCTTCACGGAAATGGTCAAGGACAAGCGCGGGGCGGATTATGTCACCCAGACCAAGATTGTTCCCGACACGACCGCGAACCGCATCATCGTGACGGGGGGTCAGGAAGAGATCGGCCAGATCGCCGAGTTGGTCCAACAGCTGGATCAGGCCCCGGAGCAGGCGCCGGGCGCCCGGGTCTTTAAACTGAACATGGCCGATGCCGCCATGCTCGCGCCCATTGTTTCCAACGCCATGCTCCGTTTTGACGCGCGCGGGCAGGCGATTCGCCGGGTGACCGTGACCGCCGATGACAAGTCCAACGCGCTCATCATCTCCGGAACTCGTGCGGACCTTCAGGATGTCGGCTCGGTCATCGAGAAGCTCGACGGCGAAACTTCCGGGAAGGAACGGGTCTTGAAGATCTTTGACGTGAAGTCGGAGGATGTTGATGCGCTGGCCGCCCTGACGCTCAAGGTTTTTGCGGCTCAAAATCCAGGTCGGTCCACCAGCGGCCTGATCAACATCACCGCCGAACCGGCTGGAAAGCGGCTGATTGTTTTGGCTCCGGCGACCATGATGACCCAGGTCGAGACCGTGATCTCGACGCTCGACTCCAAACCGGATCAGGGGGTGCGGGAATTGCAGTCCGTCGAGGTGAAGAACGCCAGCGCGACGGAGGTGTTTGGCCGTGTCAGTCAGATTTACTCCGAGCAATCCCAGGGCAAGACCATCAAGCCGGCGACGCTCTACCCGGATGCGACGGGAAGCCGCATCATGGTCTATGGCACCAAGGAACAGGCTGCCTCCATCCGCCAGATCGTTGACACGCTGGCCAGCTCGGCACGATCGCCCCGCGAGACCAAGATTTTCGATGTGGGCCGGAGCGTGGAGGCTCAGCGGGTTCTTCCGCTGGCCCAGCAGCTCTACCGCGATCAGGTCGCGAGCAACCCCGATCTGGGCGCTCCTGACGCCCAGATGATTACGGACGGTCGCACCGGCCGCATCATCGTTTCAGCCCGGGCCGATCAGCTCAAGGGAATCGAGGAGATCATCAGTCGGCTCCAGGTGGGGAGCGTCACCAATCAAGCCGTCCGTGAGACCAGAACCTTTGAGGTGGGATCGGCCAGCGATGTGCAGCGACTGCAGCCACTCGTTCAGCAGCTGTATCAGGATCAGTGGAAGGACCATTCGGAGTCGGACCCAGCCGATGCTCAGATCATCGCGGATGCGAAGACCGGCCGGCTGATTGTCACGGGCAAGCCGGATCATCTCAAGCAGATCGAAGCCATTCTGCAACAGATCGGAACGGGAAAGGCCAAGCCTGAGGCCCGCGACACGCGCATCTTTGATCTCAGCACTGCCAGCGCCACGGAACTCGCCGTGACCGTCCGATCGCTCTATACGGAACAATCGAAGAGCCGCTTTGGCCCCGCCGGTCCCGACACCCTGATTATGCCGGATGTGGGAGGCAACCGGCTGATTGTTGTAGCAGAGTTGGCCGAGTTGGATGTGGTGGAAGACATCATCAAGAAGTTGGACAAGGTCAGCGCCCAGAGCGCAACGGCCCGGGTGTTTAAGCTGAAATCGGCAGAACCTGAGAAGGTCGCGGAGATTCTCACCACGTCCCTGATTCGCTTTGACGCCTACGGACGTCCCCAGAAGCGGGCCACGGTGTCGGTCGACTCCAAAACACGCACCTTGATCGTGACGGGGGATCCCAAGGAGCTCCAGGGAGTCTCGGTAATTATTGAACAGCTGGACCAATCGCTGGGAGCGCAGCCGGAGCGGAGGATGAAGGTCATCACTCTGAAGCACGGGCGCACCGCCGAGGTCGCGGGACGACTGCGTCAGCTGTACGCGGATCAAGTTCGCAGCCAGCCGGAGCTGACGACCAGCGATCTCCTGATCCTGGAAGAATCCCCCAGCAATCAGCTGATCCTCGCCGGCAATGAGGGGCAGCTGGCCTTGGCGGATCGCATTCTTTCGGACCTGCAAGCTTCCCAGAACCTCCAAGCCCCTCGCGAGACCAAGTTGTTGGAGCTCAGTTCGGTGGAGGAGATGAATCGCCTGCTCCCTCTGGTACAGCAGCTCTATCAGGATCGTTGGAAGAACCGCGATGCCAGTGACCCGGCCGACGCCCAGATTCTGCCTGATGCCAAGAACGGCCGATTTATTGTGACCGCCCGCACGAATCAGATTGTCGAGATCGAGGCCATCCTGGGTCAGCTGCGAGGGAACAAGGCCCAGACCGAGGCTCGGGACACCCGCATCTACGACCTCACCACCGCCAGCGCCGTCGAACTCGCCGTCACGGTGCGCACTCTCTATCAGGAGCAGTCCAGATCCCGGCCTGCCTCTGGAGCCGCCGATACGCTGATCCTGCCCGATGGCAGCGCCAATCGCCTGATCATCACCGCCTCCACCAACGAACTCGACGTGGTCGAAGACATCATCAAGAAGCTCGACAAGGTCAGCGCCCAGAGCGCCACGGCCCGGGTCTTCAAGCTCAAGTCCGCGGATCCCGACAAGGTGGTTGAGATCCTCGGCACCGCCCTGGTGCGCTACGACGCTTATGGCCGCACGCAGAAACGCGTTTCCGTGGTCGTGGATTCCAAGACGCGCACCCTCATCGCCACCGGCGATCCCAAGGAGCTGCAGTCCGCCTCGGTGATCATCGAACAGCTGGATGCCTCGCTCGGGGCCCAGCCGGAACGCCGAATGAAGGTTCTAGCGGTGAAGGCGGGTCGTGCCGCTGAACTGGCCACCAAGGTCCGCCAAGTCTACCAGGATCAGGCGAAGAACCTTCCGGAGCTTTCCTCCACCGATCCCCTCATCATGGAGGATACCCCGAGCAACCAGCTCATTCTCACCGGCACCGATAAACAGCTGAGCCTGCTCGAGCAGATCGCCACCGACCTTTCGACCAACCAGATTGCGTCGCAACCTCGCGAAACCAAGATGTTCGAAGTGGGGCAGGTGGGCGAGTTGGAGCGGATCCAACCGTTGGTCCAACAGCTGTACCAGGAACGCTGGAAGGGTAAGGACGCCGGGGATCCGGCCGATGCCACGATCCTGTCGGATGTCAAAAATGGCCGGCTCATCATCACCGCCCGGACCAATCATTTGAAGGAGATCGAGACAATCTTTGCCTCCCTGAACACCCCGACGACCAATCAGGAGCCGCGTGACACGCGGGTCTACGATTTGAACAGCAGCTCGGCGGCGGAGTTGGTGACCACCGTCAAGTCGCTCTATCAGGAGCAGCTTAAATCCCGGGCAGTGCCCATTGGCCAGCAGGCCACGATTCTTCCTGACGCCGCGGCGAATCGCATCGTGGTTTCGGCAGGGAGCAACGAATTGGCATCCGTCGAGTCGATCATCACGAAGCTCGACAAGGTGAGCGCCAAAACGGGCGGCACGCGGGTTTTTACCCTGAAGAACGCGCAGGCGGACCAGGTGTCGAGTGTGCTCTCGGCCGCGCTGGTCCAGATCACCCCCTACGGCACCAAGGTGCCCCGGGTGAGCGTGGGGGCGGACCCGCAGAACAATCTGGTGATCGTGGCGGGTGAACCCAAGGACATTCAGTCGGCGGCCGTGATCATCGAACAGATGGATGGGACCGCCGCGCAAGAACAGCGTCAAATGCGGATCATTCCGCTGAAGTCCGGGGTCGCTGCCGAAGTGTCTCGGCGGGTGAAGCAGCTCTATGAAGATCAGCTTAAAGGGCGACCCAAGACCGGTGCGGACGCGTTGATCATGGGCGATGACCTCAGCAACCGGCTCATCATCACGGCGAACGAAACCCAGCTGAAGCTGATTGAGGAAATCGTGGGCAAGCTCCAGGAGGCGGGCGAAGGCGCCGGCCGACAGCTGCGTGTGATCCTGCTGCAGCGCAACTCCGCTCGGGCGATTGCCAGTCTGGTCTCCCAACTCTATGCACCCCAGGTCGCCAGCACCGAGATGGGCGAGCGCCTGGTGGTCAGCCCCAGCGGCGATGACCGGACTTTGGTGGTGGAAGCGACTGCTCCCATGCTGACCAAGGTTGAGGAGTTGGTGAAGACCATGGACAAGGCGGAGGCCGACAGCAAAACGTCCATCCAGGCCGTGCACCTCACGAAGGGCCGGGCGGAGGACCTTGCGGATGCGGTGACCAAATCGATTGCCAGCCAAGTGCCGCAGAGCGCGATGCATCGGGTCAGCGTGACCGCGGTTTCGGGAGCCAATAGCCTCCTGCTTAATGGTCCGAACGACGCCTTGCCGGACGTGCTCAAACTGATCAAGGAACTCGACAGTGAAAGCGCCGACACCGAGATCGAGGTCCGCATCTATAAGCTGGAGAATGGCAACGCCAAGGAGATCAGGGGAGTGCTCGATCAGCTGCTGTTGAACGCGACCCGTCAGCGCCGAGCCATGAATGCCGGCCGGCTGGTCAATCCCACCATCAGCATCGATGACCGTTCCAACAGCCTCATCGTCTCGGGAAATTCCGCTCACTTCAAAGTCCTCGAGAAGCTCTTGCCCACCCTGGATAAGAAACCGGAGCGATCAGAACGTGATGTTCAGTTTGTCTGGCTCAAGAAGGCGAAGGCTTACGATGTCATCTCCAAGCTCGAGGCGGTCTTTGAAAGCCGGCCGCAGTCGGATCGTCCGGTGATGGAGGCTGATGGGTTCAACAATTCCATTACGATCATCGGCCGCAGCGGGGATATTGCCCAGGTGCAGGACCTCATCACGCGTCTGGATGACAGCTCCAAGGATTCCAATCAGCAGGTGCGGCTGCGACCTCTGGATCGCGTTTCGGCCGAGCAGATGGCCAAGATGTTGCAGAACATCTATCCCCAGATGGCGAATGGCCAAGTGCGCGTGGTGGAACGGGTGGCACCACCCAAGGCGGAAGCCACACCTACTCCCGGAGCGGCGCCTCAGCCCGCTCCGCCGGCTCCCAACCCTCAGCCCGCCCCACCCTCGGCCGAGAATAAACCTGAGGCTAGCGCCCCCGAGGTGGTCATCGCGGTCGACAAAATTGCCAACGCCCTGGTCTTGTCTGGTCCTGCTCAGGAGCTGGACAACCTCGATCGCATTATCAATGACCTTTCCTATAACTTCAGCGGCAACGAGTCCGAGTTCCGGCTGTTTCCCCTGAAGGAAGCGGATGCCATTGTGGTAGCTCGCACCTTGACCAATCTGCTCCGACAGGAGCCCGAGCCGAACCAGAATCGGCAGGGCGGCCCGCGCGTCGCAACTCCCCCCCAGCACCAGATCACCATCGTGCCCGATTCCCGCACCCACAGCATCATTGTTCGGGCACGCCCCACGGACTTCGCGCTGATCGAGTCGATCATCAAGCAATTGGATGTCGGCAGTCTGGGAACTCAGGTGGCTTTCCGCCTGATCCGCCTGACGAACGCCCCTCCCGAGAAAGTGCAGCCGCTCGTTCAACAGATGGTGGCGCAGCTCCAGGTTAGCCGTCCCGGAGAACCGTTGACCGTCAGCGTCGATGCGCGATCGCACAGTCTGATGGTGGTAGCGCGCGAGGCGGTTATCGAGCAGGTTGAGAGGATGATTCGGTCGCTCGACACGCCCTCGTCCTACATGGAGGCGGAAGTGTTGGTTGTGGCTCTCAAGAAGGCCAGTGCTGGTCCGCTCAGCCAGATCCTCGAAGGAATGCTGAAGCCCGGAGCTCAAGGCGAATGGGGGCCGGAGGCCAAGGAACTGCAGGAGCAGGTGCGCCGGTTGAAAGTAGTGAACGAAGCGGGGGAAACCATCCTTCTGGACCTGACCAAGCCGATCAAAGTTTCCGCCGCCAGCGGCAGCGGCAATCGTCTGATCCTCACCTCCACGCCGGATAACCTGAAGGCTCTGTCCGCTGTCGTGGCCACTCTCGATACCTCCGCCGTGCTGGAAGGGGTTGAGGTTCGGCTAATTTCGCTAAAGAACGCCGATGCGAATAGCGTTTCTCAGACCTTGACCACCGTGTTCACCCAAGGTCGCCAGCTGGCGACCGGGCCGAATGGAGCGTCGGGGCAGCCTGAGGGCCAGACCGGGAAAGCGTTGACGAACCCGTTCAATGTGTCGATCGATCCGCGGGGCAACACGCTCATTCTCAGTGGTCAGAAGGAAACCCTGGATCTGGCGGTTAAAATCATCAACGACATGGACCAGCCGATTGAGCGGTTCGTGACCGAAGTCAAACTGTTCCGTTTGAAACACGCTTCGGCGACGCGGCTCCTCCCGCTGCTCCAATCCGTCTTCACGGAAGGAGCCGCTGTTCCTGGAACCGAGGGGCTGAGCACGCAGGTGACGCGGTTGCGCACGGTTAAGGATGCCGCTGCCTCCCAGACGAGCCAGACGGCCAAGAGCCGCGCGGCGATGGTGCTGCAGGCGGATGACCTCTCCAATATCCTCGTGATCGCCGCGCGCAGCGACATGCTGCCTTTGATCACCGACGTGATCGATCAGCTGGATATCCCCGCGGCCTCCGGTTTGGAGACGGTCCGCATCTATCCACTAAACCATGCGGATCCCACGGCGGTTCAGCGAATCCTCAACGAGCTTTACACGGGCGCTCGCGCCGCCAGCCTGCGCACGGAGGACAAGCCGGTGATTTCGGTCGACGAGCGCACGGGAGCGCTGATTGTGGCGGGCAACGGCAAGAGCTTCGGGGTCATCGAAGGATTGCTGGCGCAGCTGGATCAAAAGCTGAGCTTCGATCTGCGCGACATTCGGATTATCCCCTTGGAAAACTCGGATGCGGCGGCCGTGTCTGGCACCCTCCAACGTCTCATGGATGCCCGACTCACCCAGCGCGCGAGTCTCAACAAGGGGCAGACGGATCTGCTGAAAGTGATCATCATGGCGGACGAGCGTAGCAACTCGCTGCTGGTTGGAGGAACGAAGGATAGCTTTGAGATGGTGGAATCGCTGGCCAAGCAGCTGGACAAGGCGGGGCCGGCCCTGAGCGGTCGCATCCGCATCATCCCGCTTGCCCAGGCCGATGCCCGCGTCATGGCCTCCACCCTCACCTCCCTGTTCGAGCAGCGCTATGCCGCGGCCCGCAGCAGCGATGTCCAGCGCCGCCGTCCCATCATCATGGCCGATCCGCGCAGCAACAGCCTCTTGGTGACCGCCAACCAGGAAGATAATGTCTCGATCGACGACCTGCTCAAGCGGCTCGATGCCAAGGCGGAGAATCCGTCGCTGACCTTGACCGTGCTGCCTTTGAAGCACAACGACAGCGCCCGCGTCGCGAGTCTGATCGAGAACATTTTCGCGGCTCGGATGAAAGCCCAGAACTTGCCTGGCCAGCAACCCCTACCCAGCGAGCAAATCAAGGTGGAGGCCGATTCGCTGAACAACGCGCTCATTGTTTCCGCCAGCAAGGAGAATCTGGAACTCATGCAGGGCTTGCTGCAGAAGCTGGACGTGGAACCCAGCATCGCGGGCGGGGTGATGGAAACCTTCACGCTGCAGTTCGCCGACGCCCAGCGCGTATCGGCCCTGCTCAAGTCGCTGGTGGATCAGGGGCTGTATCGTCCCGGTCTGCCTCCGGGCGCCTCCCTGAGGAGCAACTCGCCTCGTGACGCGCTGGCGATCAGCGTCGACCCGCGCAGCAACACGCTGCTGGTAAGCGCGAGTCCAGAGAATCTGGCCATCGTTCGCGAAGTCATTCGCAAGCTGGACTCCAAGGACTTCACGGACTCCACCAATGTCCGTCTTTATGCCTTAAAGAAGGCCAGGGCGAGTTCCTTGGCCAATTCATTGGAACAGTTTTTCACTGCCAAGCGGGCGGGGGATGCGGTGGTGCTGAATGCCAATGCGCGTTCGATTCCGGTGGGGATCATCGCCGATGACCGGGTCAACACCCTGCTCGTCACCGGCGGCAAGGAAGCATTTGATGTCATCGAGCGCATCCTGCCTCAACTCGACGGGGAGAGCGTGTTTGCGCGACTGAATTTCAAGGTGTTTCCGCTCAAGAAGGCGACCGCCACCAAACTGCAACCCACGCTGCAACGTGTAGTGGCCAATCGTCCGGTGAAGGTGAAGGGCGAGCCGCTCGACCCGATTACCATTGTGGCCGATTCCTGGGTCAATGCGCTCTTGGTGGCGGCTTCGGTCGACGATCTCAGCACCGTGGAGTCGCTCATCGAGCGGCTCGACAGTGAGCCGGCCGAGAGTGGGCTCGCTATTCACGTTTTCCCGCTGGCCAAAGCGGATGCTCGACGGGTTGCTCAAGTTGTCCAGGGCCTGTTCCGGGACAGCAATTCGAATACCGATCCTGCGGCCTCCCTGGCCAATCTGCCGGTGACGGTCAATGCCGATGAGCGGATCAATGCCATCATCGTCTCCTGCGGAGAAGTTGACGCCAAGCGGGTCGGCGACCTGGTGAAGAAGCTGGATACCGAGCAGGTGGCGCGGGTCAGCGAGATCAAGGTCTTCCCCTTGAAGTATGCCAAGGCGGAGTCCCTATCCGGGATTCTGAACACCGCGCTCAATACCAAGCCCGTTCCCTTGACTGAGCAGAGCCCGAATGCCCAGTCGGTGCTCCAATTCATCACCCGGACCACCGAAGGGAAGGAATTGATCAGCGCCGCCTTGAAGGAGGCGGTGATGATCACGCCGGACTCGCGGATGAACTCCCTGATTGTCAGCGGTCCGGTGGACTACATGGGCCTGATTGAGCAGATCATCGGACGGCTGGACGCCAGCTCGCCTCAGGAGGCGAAGATCAAGGTGTTTGCCCTGCAGAACGCGGACGCGCATCAAATGTCGCAGCTGCTCATGCAGCTGTTTCGCATGACCCCGGCCGTGGGGCAGGGGAATGCCCGATCGATTCAATACACTCTGGTTCGCTCCGCCAGCACCGAGTCCGGAGTCAGTGGAGCTGAGGAATCGCTGGCTTCGGCAACTCTCGGCACGGCCGAGCAGAATGCACTCACCGTCACGGTCGATCCCCGGACCAATAGTCTGCTGGTTGGCGGCACCGATCACTACGTGAAGCTCGTGTCCGAGATCATCGAGTCCTTGGACGCCACCCCCGCGAATGAGCGGAAGACCGAGTTGGTGCGAATGAAGAACACTCAGGCCACGGAAGTGGCCACCGCTCTCCGCGGGTTTTTGGATCAGGAACGCCAGCGAGTCACCCAGGTCCTGGGCGCTGATGCCGTTGGTACCGCTCAGCGTCTCCTGGAGCGAGAAGTTGCGGTGGTAGCCGAACCGGTGAGCAATACCTTGTTGATCTCCGCCAATCCCCGTTACTTCGATCAGATTCATATGATTATTCTCGAGCTGGATAAGGCCCAGGACCAGGTTCTGATCCAGGTTCTGCTGGCCGAGATCACCCTTGATTCACTCAGTGAGCTGGGGATGGAATGGACGCAGAACGGCAAGGTCGGCGAGGCGAATTACAAACTGGGAACTGATTTCGGCGTCGCCAACCAGGTCAAGAATTTCGGGGGATACTCGACCGCAGTGACCGGCAGCGATTTCACCTTCCTGTTGCGGGCGTTGAAGGACGAGGGTCGACTGGAAGTGCTGAGTCGTCCTCAAATCGTTACGGGTGACAATAAGCCAGGCACGATCAATGTGGGGCAGCGGGTGCCCACCATCACCGGATCCACCGTCAGCACCGCCGGCACCACGGTAAACACCTACGGGTACGAGGACGTGGGCATCATCCTGTCGGTCACGCCCAAAATCAGCCCGGACGGGTTCGTGAAGATGGAGATCGGAACCACCAATAGTGCCATCAGCAGCGCGGTGGTCGAGATCAACGCCGACGCGAGGATTCCCATCCTCAACCAACGGCGCGCCAATACCACCGTCACCGTGCAGAGCGGCCAAAGCATTCTGATCGGGGGCCTCATCGCCACCACGGACGATAAGCGAGTGAAGAAAATGCCACTGCTGGGTGATATTCCGTGGATCGGCTCCCTGTTCCGCAGCACGAAGACCGCCCGCGACCGGAAGGAGCTGCTGATTCTGCTGACCCCTCAGGTGCTGGTGAATGAGCCTAACTTGGCCATTTCGCGAGCGATGACCCCGCACGAGATGACGCGCGATCATCTGGACAAGTCGCGCATCAAGGATGAGATCAAGCGCGACGCTCTGCAGCAACAGCTGTTGGATCCATTGTTTCCGCCGGTGAAGAAGGACAAAGCCTCCGGCTCGGAGACGGATGCCAAAGCCATTCAGAAGAACGAACCGTGACCCCCTTGCCCTCCATGTCAGGAATCGGGCCCCGACTCTCCCTTGGCAGGGTTGGGCTAGGGCGTGTCCTGCAGGCGGCTGTGCTGACGGTTGCCCTCGCGGCAGCGGGTGCCGAACGGGATGGAGCGGTCGTTCGATCCAGCAGCCGCATTCAGGAGCTTCACCTGTTCACCATGCCGAGTGCTCTCGATCTGGATGCGCAGCCCGGGCCGGACGGATTTGAGGTTCGAGTCTATGCCAGCACGGCTGAGAAGGCCAAAGGTCTTCCGATCAACCAGGGCCGGCTCGAGGTGCTGATGTGGGATGGGGTGTTGTCGGCGCAGAAGAGCGCCACGAACAAGCCACTCCATGTCTGGAGCCTGAAGCCGGAGGAGCTCAAACGGTTCTCGACCCAAACCTCGTTGGGGGTGGGCTATCGCTTGACGCTTCGTTGGGAGGAGCATGTTCCAAAGAAGGAAGGCTTTACGGTGGTAGCCCGCTTTTTTCCCACCAAGGGCGATCCTGTCTATTCCACCCCCAGTGGGATCGCCATGAGTCAAAAGTAGCCTGTAGGCGACGAGGTGACGAGTCGTCCCCCCCCATCAAATCCGGCCCCTTGCACTCATCTGAGTTCCTGGCATGCTTGTTCGTGATGAGCAAAATCGTCGGTATCGATCTCGGCACCACTAACTCTCTCGTCGCTATCGTCGAGAGCGGCATTCCCTACGTGATGGCGGACTCTGAGGGCCAACGCCTCACCCCATCGGTCGTTCACCTGCCCGGAGCAGGCTCCGAACCCGTGGTGGGCTATCCGGCCAGTCGTGTGCGCGCGCTCAAACCCTCCGAAACGGTGTATTCGGTCAAGCGGTTCATGGGCCGACGCGGCGCCGATCTGGCCCGGGAGGAGCTGGTCATGAGCTACCCGGTTCGAGGCCAGGGGGCGGGATCCGTGACCATCGATATCCATGGCCGGGCTTGGTCTCCGGAGGAGATCAGCGCCGAGATCCTGAAGAAACTCAAGCGGGACGCCGAGACCTCCCTGGGTGAGCCCGTCACGCGCGCGGTAATCACCGTCCCTGCCTACTTCAACGATGCGCAGCGCAACGCCACCATCAAAGCGGGGGAATTGGCCGGACTGACGGTGGAACGGATTGTGAATGAGCCCACCGCTGCGGCTCTCGCCTATGGGCTGGATAAACTCAAGGAGCACTCGCGGATAGCCGTGTACGACCTCGGCGGTGGGACCTTTGATCTGTCCATCCTGGAGATGAACAATGGTGTCTTTCAGGTCCTGTCCACGAACGGCAACACCCGATTGGGAGGCGATGATCTGGATCAGAAAATCGTGGAGTTCCTGGCCTCCAAGATTCGAGCAGGAGGCGGTCCGGACGCTGCTGCTGCACCGGGGATGATGTCTCGTCTGCGCGAATCGGCCGAGCAGGCCAAGATCCGGCTTTCCACTGAGACGGAAGTTGAAATACAGCTCCCGTTTCTCACGCCTGAGTTCAGTTTCCAGTATCGCCTGAGTCGGGCGGAACTCGAACGATTGACCCGGGACATCGTGGAGCGCACCCGAGTGCACTGTCTGCGTTCATTGGCCGATGCCAAGCTCGAGGCGAAGCAGCTGGATCAAGTGATTCTGGTCGGAGGTCAGACTCGCATGCCTCTGGTGCGCCAGCTCGTGTCCGAATGGTTTGGCTGCGTTGAGTTTTCCGAAGCGCGAGGCGACCTTCGTCTGGGCACCGAGTTCCATCAGGTCGAGGGGCCGATGCTCAACACCTCTCAGAACCCCGACGAAGCGGTGGCCTTGGGCGCTGCCATCCAGGCTGAGATTCTTTCCGGCGGATTCAAGAATCTGCTGCTCCTGGATGTAACTCCTCTTTCCCTGGGAATCGAAACCTTCGGGGGCTTGATGAATGTTATCATCCCCCGCAACTCCACCATCCCGATCAAGGCTGGTGAGTTGTTCACCACCGCGGTGGACAACCAGAAAAGCATGCTGATCCATGTTCTTCAGGGAGAGCGCGAGCGATCCAAAGACAACTGGAGTTTAGGGAAGTTCGAGCTGGAATTCGAACCAGCCCCCAAAGGCGTGCCGCGCGTGGGGGTTCAGTTCGAGATCGATGCCAACGGAATTCTTCATGTGCTGGCGCGCGATGTTCGCACGGGCAAACAGAAAATCGTTCAGATGACCAGTGCTGTCGATGTCGATGACGCCGATGTACAGAAGATGGTGGAGGAATCCGTGGCTCATGCGTTTGACGATTTGCGCGCGCGACAATGGATCGAGGCCAAGGTGAAGGCTGGCACTGATCTTTCGGCGACTCGGAAGGGCATGGCTGAATACGCCGCTGATTTAGATCCCGATTATCGCCAGCAGCTGGAGCGGGCCATGGAGGCGGTTGAACAGGTGCTGGGCGAGGAAGAACCACGAACCAAGACCGGCGATCCTCAGAAGCTCAAGGCCGCCATCGCGGCCCTGCAGGAGGTCACGCTTCCCTTGGCTGATCACATGATGA
The DNA window shown above is from Verrucomicrobiales bacterium and carries:
- a CDS encoding Hsp70 family protein, whose product is MSKIVGIDLGTTNSLVAIVESGIPYVMADSEGQRLTPSVVHLPGAGSEPVVGYPASRVRALKPSETVYSVKRFMGRRGADLAREELVMSYPVRGQGAGSVTIDIHGRAWSPEEISAEILKKLKRDAETSLGEPVTRAVITVPAYFNDAQRNATIKAGELAGLTVERIVNEPTAAALAYGLDKLKEHSRIAVYDLGGGTFDLSILEMNNGVFQVLSTNGNTRLGGDDLDQKIVEFLASKIRAGGGPDAAAAPGMMSRLRESAEQAKIRLSTETEVEIQLPFLTPEFSFQYRLSRAELERLTRDIVERTRVHCLRSLADAKLEAKQLDQVILVGGQTRMPLVRQLVSEWFGCVEFSEARGDLRLGTEFHQVEGPMLNTSQNPDEAVALGAAIQAEILSGGFKNLLLLDVTPLSLGIETFGGLMNVIIPRNSTIPIKAGELFTTAVDNQKSMLIHVLQGERERSKDNWSLGKFELEFEPAPKGVPRVGVQFEIDANGILHVLARDVRTGKQKIVQMTSAVDVDDADVQKMVEESVAHAFDDLRARQWIEAKVKAGTDLSATRKGMAEYAADLDPDYRQQLERAMEAVEQVLGEEEPRTKTGDPQKLKAAIAALQEVTLPLADHMMNQAMEEMLKKRGALPSEG